In a single window of the Leptospira sanjuanensis genome:
- a CDS encoding substrate-binding periplasmic protein — protein sequence MIRGKVAGVPSKFRKSLDRVGTNRIVKLLFLSFAAAILSIGGAEHSPVKAQEATFKFYNSSRLKEILEKGELKVAGNPADEPFYVPNAKEGYPGFDYELGKAYADFLGVKFTFVPYPEFNEFADAIKKKEADMALSGISSNIERSKRVKFSAAYLISTPAALIRKTSLPPPPEGNIITTQSFRNILDLADVSGVTFAVRSFSNRHEYLLKKFKNNRIFTYGDTPSAWEAVKNGTANCLVADSFYIKGLLLKDKSIASNFRPLLEPVQREDISAAFPSGDLVLIRNFEFFLSELNRSGVLREMEDKYFNKSDWVP from the coding sequence ATGATACGGGGAAAGGTGGCCGGAGTTCCGTCCAAGTTCCGTAAATCGTTGGACAGGGTCGGGACGAACCGGATCGTCAAACTTCTTTTTTTGAGTTTCGCGGCGGCCATTTTGTCGATCGGCGGAGCGGAGCATTCTCCCGTTAAGGCGCAGGAAGCTACATTCAAGTTTTATAATTCTTCGCGACTCAAGGAAATTTTGGAAAAGGGGGAATTGAAGGTTGCCGGAAATCCGGCGGACGAACCCTTTTATGTTCCGAATGCAAAGGAAGGATATCCCGGTTTTGATTACGAACTCGGAAAGGCATACGCGGATTTTTTAGGAGTGAAATTCACCTTCGTTCCATATCCTGAATTCAACGAGTTTGCGGATGCGATCAAAAAGAAGGAAGCGGACATGGCCTTGTCCGGAATTTCAAGCAACATCGAACGATCCAAACGCGTGAAGTTCAGCGCCGCGTATTTGATTTCGACTCCGGCGGCATTGATTCGAAAAACTTCTCTTCCTCCTCCTCCGGAAGGAAATATCATCACGACACAAAGTTTTCGAAATATTTTGGATCTCGCGGATGTAAGCGGCGTTACGTTTGCGGTGCGATCCTTTTCGAATCGGCACGAATATCTTCTCAAGAAGTTTAAGAACAATCGGATCTTTACGTACGGGGATACACCTTCCGCTTGGGAAGCCGTTAAAAACGGAACCGCGAATTGCCTTGTTGCGGATTCTTTTTACATCAAGGGGTTGTTGTTGAAGGACAAATCGATCGCGTCCAACTTCCGACCTCTTTTGGAACCCGTGCAAAGAGAGGATATCAGTGCGGCGTTTCCCTCCGGAGATCTCGTATTGATTCGCAATTTTGAATTCTTTCTTTCGGAGCTGAATCGTTCGGGTGTTTTGCGCGAAATGGAGGATAAGTATTTTAACAAATCGGATTGGGTTCCGTAA